The genomic stretch GCGAAGAAGAAGTCGGGAATAGATATCCCGATGAAGCCGACAACCGTCATCGCATAGTCTGCAGGCGAATACGGGTGTAAAGCCGAGTAAATGCCCATGGGCACGGCCAGAATCCACTGGAAAATGATCGTTGCCAGGGCTATGAAGACCGTCCAGCCCGTTCGCTCCCATATCAGCTCGCCAACAGGTCGCTCATAGGCAAAAGAGTAACCGAAGTCCCATTTGGTGACTATGTTCTTGACCCACATGCCGTACCTGACGTAAGCTGGCTTGTCCAGCCCGAGTCGTTCTCTCAGAAGCCTAATCTGTTCCGGCGATATCCTGGGGTTGTCGAGGTACTGGCTCACGAAATCACCAGGCTGGAGCTCGATGATTCCGAAGCAAATCACCGATACGAGGATCATCATGGGAATCATGATCAATGACCTTCTCACTATGAATGACCACATCGATGCCTTCACCTCTTGGCGAGCAATAAACGACAAAGAGGGGGAAGCCCGAATCCCGGCGCCTCCCCCCGGTAGATCGTTACTTCCTGAAAGCAGTGTAGCTGGCGAAGTAGACTATGCCTTCCTTGTCCTGTGTGACGTTCCCAAGGGACTTGCTCGCACCGGACAGGTTCATGCCTTTGCAGACGAAGATGACGGGAACAACGTCATGATAGATCTCCTGCACTTCGTCGTAGATGGCCTTTCTCTTAGCAGGATCTGTTGTGATCGAGCCTTGGTCGAACAGCTCATAGACTCTCTTCTCCCAATCGAACATGTTCGCGGTGATTGCCTGCAGTTTGCTTCTATCCAGCGCGGAATAGTGCCAGTAATACAGCTGCGTGCCCGGCTGCCATATCGCCTTTCTCAGCTCAAGGTCGGGCTGGTTGCCGAAAGCTCTGATCCCAGCTTCGAAGTTGCCCGCGCCGAACATGTTGCCTACGAGTGTGCTGTCGAGGATCTGCAGGTTAACCCTGATTCCTGCTTTCTCCAGGTCCTCTTTGAAGACCAGAGCGATATCCTGGTAGTCCTGTGGCGCACTCTGCACGGTGAGTGTGAACTCGACGTTCTTGCCATTGGCAAACTCCCTGATGCCATCGGCATTCTTGTCCTTCAGGCCGAGTTTATCGAGGATCGCCTTGGCCTTCGCCGGATCGTGCGGCCTCATGATCCTCTCGATCTTCGAGTTATAGAAGCCCTTGTTGGCCGGCAGAACAAGACCCGCGCCCGGGATTGCCAATCCATTGTAGATCTCATCGATTATCCGGTCTCTATCGAGCAAGAATTCCATCGCTCTCCGGAAATCGGTGTTCCTGAACAACTCCTTGAGCTGCTCATTAGCGACATCATAGTTGAAGGAGATGTGCACCGGGCTAGGCGTCGGCTGTGTAGGCTGAGCCTTGAAGATCGTGAACTGGCCGCCTGCCAGTTCTTTCTGCTTCAGCGTCGGGAAGTCTGCGGCGCTGACTGCCATGTAGTCGATTTCGCCCGCGATGAACTTAGCAAGCCTTACCTCGGCGTCCTTCACTATAAGGTATTCGAGTTTGTCGAAATAGGGCAGTTGGTTTCCGAACCTGTCGATTCTCCAGTAGTTCGGGTTCCTCTCCAGAACGACCTTCTGATCCATCACATAGCTCGCGATGCGGTAGGGACCATTGGCGACGATATCCTTCGGAGAGACGTTCGTCAGCCAGAGCTCGTTGACTGAGTCCAGCCTGTTCTTATCGATCTTGCTCTCGAGTTTGTGCTTCGGATATATGTACGCGGCTGAAAGGTTCATGTAGAATGGCCCAAAGGGCGACGGAAGAACCGCCTTCACTGTTCTGTTGTCGATCTTTACCCACTTGACGGCCTTCTTCTGACCGTCGGTCGTATCGAGAATCGTGAACCTGTCGACGGAGTTGCCCTTGGCAACCTTGTTCATGATGAAGTTCTCGAAAGTGAAGATGACATCGTCGGCCGTGAGCTGCACACCATCGGACCACTTTACGTCCCTGAGATGGAATGTGACTTCCTTTCCGTCGGGCGATGTTTCCCATGATTCGGCCAGCCCTGGCCGGATGGCGTTGGTAACGGGGTGCAGCTCGACCAGGCCGGTCATAGTCTGACCGATAACGGTGTAGGCATTGTTGTCAAGCGAACCGTAGAACAGAAACGACTGCGGAGAAGCTGTCAGTGCAAGGTATAGCGTGCCTCCACGGACAGGCTTCGATGAAGGAGTAAGATCCTCTCCCTCGACAAATGGTGCAGCCATTGCCGGGGCGGCCAGTAGTACACAGAGAAGCGCAGCCAACCATAGACGCCTCATTAGAAGACCCTCCTTGTTGTTTGTGTGTTCTCCCAGACTCCGGGGAGTACATCCCAGGGCAGAGCAAGTTGTCCTTGGCGCCGTATCAACCCTTTCATAGCAGGCTTGCATTTGTTGGTATGAGCTACTACCGGCGATGATTCGCCTTCTTCAAAGACGAATCCTGCACAATAGGAAAGACAATTTCCAACTTGCAATGTGTTCGACATAAACTATTCCACGCGAATGGTCATCTCAAACCGGTGCGTGCCCGGGTTGAAGCCAATCGCCTCCACCACGCCATCCACAGGGCTCAGCGCACGTCCGCCAAAATCCGGCGCGATCCCCAGATCCTGCCCGCGCGTCACACGGTCGCCCAGGCCCACCCGGATCCCCCCTGTCGCCTCAACCTCTACCTCCACGCGGTTCAGATGGTCCGCACGGCGCTGCAGCTCACCTGGCTTGTCTGTATTGCATGGATTGCCTGATATGTTCAAGCCCAGTCACCTCCAATGGCTGGTCCATCGAGCGCGGAGGGGCCGGGCGCACGCAAGATGCGCAGCTCCGGCCCCCTCGCTACGATTCGGTTTGCTCGACGTTTGCACTGAGTCGCTGCATACGCTA from Clostridia bacterium encodes the following:
- a CDS encoding ABC transporter substrate-binding protein, with the translated sequence MRRLWLAALLCVLLAAPAMAAPFVEGEDLTPSSKPVRGGTLYLALTASPQSFLFYGSLDNNAYTVIGQTMTGLVELHPVTNAIRPGLAESWETSPDGKEVTFHLRDVKWSDGVQLTADDVIFTFENFIMNKVAKGNSVDRFTILDTTDGQKKAVKWVKIDNRTVKAVLPSPFGPFYMNLSAAYIYPKHKLESKIDKNRLDSVNELWLTNVSPKDIVANGPYRIASYVMDQKVVLERNPNYWRIDRFGNQLPYFDKLEYLIVKDAEVRLAKFIAGEIDYMAVSAADFPTLKQKELAGGQFTIFKAQPTQPTPSPVHISFNYDVANEQLKELFRNTDFRRAMEFLLDRDRIIDEIYNGLAIPGAGLVLPANKGFYNSKIERIMRPHDPAKAKAILDKLGLKDKNADGIREFANGKNVEFTLTVQSAPQDYQDIALVFKEDLEKAGIRVNLQILDSTLVGNMFGAGNFEAGIRAFGNQPDLELRKAIWQPGTQLYYWHYSALDRSKLQAITANMFDWEKRVYELFDQGSITTDPAKRKAIYDEVQEIYHDVVPVIFVCKGMNLSGASKSLGNVTQDKEGIVYFASYTAFRK